The genomic segment TCCAGTTGCACAAAGCCTTGTACACCTTAGCCATGCACAAGAAAGAAGTGCTGGTAAAAGGGAATGTGGATGAACTGGTAGCCATTACACGCCAGGAGCAAAAACTGATCAAGGGCGTCACAGAAGCTGAAGCAGCCCGCCAGCAAGTCGTAAAAGAACTGACAGCACAGAAGGGCTTTGCGCTGCAAGAAGGCACACTGGCTGAATTGATCAAGTTGACGACCAGTGCGGAAGAGAAGATGCGACTCACCTCCTGTCGTAATGAGCTAAGCCGGATTGTGACCGAACTGCGCGATGCTAACGACCTGAATCAGCAGTTACTGGAGCAATCCCTTTCTTTTGTAAACATGACGCTCGACCTGATCACAGATACGCCCGAGGACGACTACATTTACGGAAGGCCGACCTCGGATACGTATCGTCAGGCTAATCGAACTTTTTTTAACAAAAAAGCGTAAAGAGGTGTCGAAATGCGCTCTACTTTTCATGGAATTGAAGTCAGCAAACGCGGCTTGTTCGCTCAACAGTCCGCGCTAAATACAACGGGACACAATATCTCCAATGCGAATACGGAAGGGTACAGTCGCCAGCGCGTGAATATGCAGGCTACGACGGGCTTGCCTTATGTAGGATTACAAACAAATATCGAAGCGGGATTAT from the Brevibacillus brevis genome contains:
- a CDS encoding flagellar protein FlgN; the encoded protein is MNRLYDLLDNLIQLHKALYTLAMHKKEVLVKGNVDELVAITRQEQKLIKGVTEAEAARQQVVKELTAQKGFALQEGTLAELIKLTTSAEEKMRLTSCRNELSRIVTELRDANDLNQQLLEQSLSFVNMTLDLITDTPEDDYIYGRPTSDTYRQANRTFFNKKA